From a single Botrytis cinerea B05.10 chromosome 4, complete sequence genomic region:
- the Bccat8 gene encoding Bccat8 produces MGSIEPEGLKSRNYIKWDASEVEVIPPNEQEDIQAIADQINSIQKAQFNAHRHCFGGTHARTQGLVKGELIVGDLPPHLAQSMFSCPKIYPIVMRYSTEPGDPALDDRIPQPRGLGMKVFNVDGERFDGKDLSTQDIEFNSTPALDLADAKTTKEIIGLRIKYGGDKTELYKHLEARKDTALQKARDEVRNTHLESTRQYSQTAYRFGDYVVKYCLVPSSETQKKLYEETVKPDAHPDNILSEWLKEFHTNHDAEYLFQVQLLENLEDQPVEYAGKVWDPEKYPWQTVATLKIPKQDSFIAARKTFWEDHMRLDPWHGLESFQPLGSPNRLRRVVYPASSSFRRKMNGRQELDVNNIDSIPDGGWVIGVL; encoded by the exons ATGGGCTCCATTGAACCAGAGGGATTGAAATCCCGCAATTATATCAAATGGGATGCTTCAGAGGTTGAAGTTATCCCTCCCAATGAACAAGAAGACATACAAGCTATTGCAGACCAGATCAATTCCATACAAAAAGCTCAATTTAACGCCCATCGTCATTGCTTTGGAG GAACACATGCAAGAACTCAGGGACTGGTCAAGGGTGAACTGATTGTTGGCGATTTGCCCCCACATCTTGCGCAAAGCATGTTCTCTTGTCCTAAGATATATCCAATTGTCATGCGATATAGTACCGAGCCTGGTGATCCAGCTCTCGACGATCGTATTCCGCAACCTCGGGGTCTAGGAATGAAGGTTTTCAATGTTGATGGTGAAAGATTCGACGGGAAAGATTTGAGTACACAGgatatcgaattcaataGTACTCCTGCATTGGATCTCGCAGATGCAAAGACGACAAAAGAGATCATTGGTCTTAGAATCAAGTATGGAGGAGACAAGACTGAGTTATACAAGCATTTAGAAGCTCGCAAAGATACGGCATTACAAAAAGCCCGTGACGAAGTCAGAAATACTCATCTCGAG TCAACACGACAGTATTCGCAAACTGCTTATAGATTCGGCGACTACGTTGTCAAATACTGCCTAGTTCCATCTTCAGAGACGCAAAAGAAACTTTATGAAGAGACGGTCAAACCAGATGCTCATCCGGATAACATTCTCAGTGAATGGCTGAAAGAATTTCACACAAACCATGACGCAGAATATCTCTTTCAAGTCCAACTCCTTGAGAATCTCGAAGACCAACCTGTGGAATATGCTGGCAAGGTCTGGGATCCCGAAAAGTATCCATGGCAAACAGTCGCTACCCTCAAGATCCCTAAGCAAGATAGTTTTATAGCCGCAAGAAAGACGTTCTGGGAAGATCACATGAGATTAGATCCATGGCATGGGCTCGAGAGTTTTCAGCCTCTTGGATCACCAAACAGATTGAGGAGAGTGGTCTATCCTGCTAGTAGCTCCTTCCGTCGCAAGATGAATGGGAGACAAGAATTAGATGTAAATAACATTGATTCAATTCCAGATGGAGGCTGGGTTATTGGGGTGTTGTGA
- the Bcrud3 gene encoding Bcrud3: MSATAPTDSSNVTSPAKKKSNKKKKNAKSKSNGEIPQIQDQVDDVTVNAAEEEEEGNPEESGQSTVNTPKDAQFPSSIDSQTNGRKIDSAGNGHAIAPTQSSTGKEDGASESNGSDELDSSARLEAMTAERQALRAEVEQLRKSLEDIQGKHTEEDSTVKGQHSENLSSVEAKYKDEIAALKSQHEEEISTVRAELEETESSRENWESQYHTLLTRVNTIKTTLGERLKADKEELAEANEKIEDLESQVESFQSTIQGLEDEVSKSRNELNESSKELSSMRNRNNLSQQNWVHEREDLLQQAKHLKEEADAAKEAMGDWEVLAMEERSIRENLESRVSDMEEQFSAQKEAYETTVAERDSHSQAVDGLQRALQEIQETRRRELREMVESYDEQLQSLKKIVQESDSRCVEAETSKEALQTELNRLLPFEKEVKEKNLLIGKLRHEAIVINDHLTKALRFIKKSKVEDNVDRQVVTNHFLHFLSLDRSDPKKFQVLQVIASLLNWTDEQKEQAGLARPGASSNSLRLPMSPFHRTPSTPSLSTEFFTEPSNSQKESLSELWTGFLEKSAEEGSVKDSRSESVSSSATLATK; encoded by the exons ATGTCAGCCACAGCTCCTACGGATTCTTCTAATGTTACTTCTCCAG cgaagaagaagagcaataagaagaagaagaatgccaaatcaaaatcaaacggAGAAATACCCCAAATTCAAGATCAAGTGGACGATGTCACGGTGAAtgcagcagaagaagaagaagaagggaatcCAGAGGAATCTGGGCAGTCAACTGTG AATACTCCAAAGGACGCCCAATTTCCATCAAGCATAGATTCGCAAACGAACGGGCGCAAAATTGATTCCGCGGGCAATGGCCACGCCATTGCGCCAACACAATCTAGCACCGGGAAGGAAGATGGCGCCTCGGAAAGCAATGGATCAGATGAATTGGACTCAAGTGCTCGACTGGAAGCAATGACGGCGGAACGTCAGGCATTGCGCGCTGAAGTTGAACAATTACGAAAATCCCTCGAGGATATTCAGGGCAAACACACGGAAGAGGATTCAACAGTCAAAGGCCAACACTCCGAGAATCTATCGTCTGTCGAAGCAAAATACAAGGATGAGATTGCCGCACTCAAGAGCCAACATGAGGAGGAAATTTCTACAGTCCGAGCAGAATTGGAGGAGACTGAATCTTCAAGAGAGAATTGggaatctcaatatcatacattACTCACACGCGTCAATACGATCAAAACGACCTTGGGGGAACGATTAAAGGCAGACAAAGAGGAATTGGCGGAGGCCAATGAGAAGATCGAAGACTTGGAATCACAAGTGGAATCATTTCAAAGTACTATCCAAGGATTGGAGGACGAGGTATCCAAATCACGGAATGAACTGAATGAATCATCCAAAGAACTTTCGAGCATGCGGAATCGTAATAATTTATCACAGCAGAATTGGGTCCATGAAAGGGAAGATTTGCTCCAACAAGCTAAACATCTCAAAGAGGAAGCCGATGCTGCAAAAGAAGCCATGGGGGATTGGGAAGTTTTGGCCATGGAAGAGAGATCTATAAGAGAGAATTTGGAGAGTAGAGTTTCTGACATGGAGGAACAATTTTCCGCTCAAAAAGAAGCATACGAAACCACGGTCGCCGAACGTGATAGCCATTCTCAAGCGGTTGATGGATTACAACGAGCTTTGCAGGAAATTCAAGAGACTCGAAGACGAGAACTCCGAGAGATGGTCGAAAGCTATGATGAGCAACTTCAATCCTTGAAAAAGATCGTTCAGGAGTCGGATTCTCGTTGCGTGGAGGCTGAGACTTCGAAAGAAGCGCTGCAAACAGAATTGAATCGACTTCTACCATTCGAAAAAGAAGTCAAGGAAAAAAACTTGTTAATTGGCAAACTTCGTCATGAAGCCATTGTGATTAACGATCACCTCACGAAAGCattgagatttattaaaaagtcGAAGGTAGAGGACAATGTTGATAG ACAAGTTGTCACGAACCACTTTTTACATTTCCTCTCATTGGATCGTTCGGATCCGAAGAAATTCCAAGTGCTGCAAGTCATTGCTTCATTATTGAACTGGACAGACGAGCAAAAAGAGCAAGCAGGCTTAGCCAGGCCAGGTGCTTCAAGTAATAGTTTACGCTTACCGATGTCACCATTTCACCGAACACCAAGCACACCGTCATTATCCACAGAATTCTTTACCGAGCCCTCAAACTCTCAAAAGGAATCTTTATCGGAACTCTGGACAGGATTTCTAGAGAAGAGCGCCGAAGAAGGAAGTGTCAAAGATAGCAGAAGTGAAAGCGTCAGTAGTTCAGCTACTCTCGCAACAAAATAG
- the Bcap13 gene encoding Bcap13, translated as MWSLKFVLLALFALFQFSTAFYPFVPEWRHKSYKSLPDTSKRGGESRENNAVLKLVQKLPSVNKPRDVQIRELTDRLIRKYNPGMGLKATKVEERESNLVKYDDSSSSIQSAATPSQTNSAGILQTGTDFSYFAQVELGSKNDPLLMLLDTGAGTSWVMGPDCTSSACKTRASFGAADSSTYKSVNMDLDIAYGSGHVTGTYATDTINFAGMSLPLTLGIANKTSDQFNSFPFSGILGLSQQTGPVPNFLQTIVSSKSLKANVFGMDLNRASDGTNTGEINFGAPDTSRYSGGLSYTSVAKNGPNHWALPLDNVGVGDAQFSTTGRLGYLDSGTSYIFGQPTDVIAFHSLVPNAVTTDNNTWTVPCSTTTSISFTFSGVTYNVSSVDWVGPSVDGVCTSNVYAVAVVDTNSWLIGDTFFKNVYALFDVDQDRVGLAQKKAVTSSATSTSSSVSAVQTGTLDPLLPEASASASAQSSGTAVSASSSASSTSTQTSSGNQINGHFSLMVVIITVKTLLF; from the exons ATGTGGTCCTTGAAGTTCGTCTTGCTCGCATTATTTGCActcttccaattctccaCGGCATTTTACCCTTTTGTCCCTGAATGGAGGCACAAATCATACAAGTCTCTCCCAGATACATCCAAGAGAGGCGGGGAAAGTCGTGAGAACAATGCTGTTCTCAAGCTTGTTCAAAAGCTCCCATCT GTCAATAAACCTAGAGATGTCCAGATTCGCGAGCTCACAGATCGACTTATTCGCAAATACAACCCTGGAATGGGACTTAAAGCTACTAAAGTCGAAGAGCGTGAATCCAATCTTGTGAAATATGAcgattcatcatcatcaattcaGTCTGCAGCAACTCCTTCACAGACTAACAGCGCCGGAATCCTGCAGACCGGAACTGATTTCTCATATTTTGCTCAGGTGGAACTAGGGAGCAAGAATGATCCTTTGTTGATGTTGCTCGACACAGGAGCTGGAACAAGCTGGGTTATGGGCCCTGATTGTACCTCAAGTGCATGCAAGACTCGTGCTTCCTTCGGTGCAGCAGACTCTTCGACTTATAAATCGGTCaatatggatttggatatcGCGTACGGATCCGGCCATGTCACTGGAACATATGCTACCGACACAATCAATTTTGCCGGCATGAGTCTTCCTTTAACTCTAGGAATTGCCAATAAAACTAGTGATCAGTTCAActcttttccattctccGGCATTCTAGGGTTATCCCAACAAACTGGTCCGGTTCCCAACTTCTTGCAGACAATTGTTAGCTCGAAGTCTCTCAAGGCCAATGTATTTGGAATGGACTTAAATCGTGCCTCGGATGGTACAAATACTGGAGAAATTAATTTCGGTGCCCCGGATACTTCACGATATAGTGGCGGTTTAAGTTACACAAGTGTCGCAAAAAACGGCCCAAATCATTGGGCACTTCCTCTTGATAACGTGGGAGTTGGCGATGCTCAATTTAGTACTACTGGGAGATTGGGCTATCTCGATAGTGGAACATCTTACATCTTTGGACAACCAACAGATGTGATAGCATTCCATTCACTTGTACCCAATGCTGTTACCACAGACAATAACACATGGACAGTACCTTGTTCTACCACCACATCTATCTCCTTTACATTCTCTGGAGTTACCTATAATGTTTCATCTGTAGATTGGGTAGGGCCTTCGGTGGATGGGGTGTGTACAAGCAATGTCTATGCTGTGGCTGTGGTTGACACGAACTCGTGGTTAATTGGCGATACTTTCTTCAAGAACGTGTATGCCTTGTTTGACGTCGATCAAGATCGTGTTG GTTTGGCGCAGAAGAAAGCTGTTACATCCTCGGCAACATCAACGTCTTCTTCTG TTTCTGCTGTTCAAACAGGAACCTTGGATCCTTTGCTCCCGGAAGCATCAGCCTCAGCTAGCGCTCAGTCTTCTGGAACAGCTGTATCGGCGTCATCATCTGCATCTTCTACTTCCACTCAAACCTCAAGTGGAAACCAGATTAATGGCCACTTTTCTCTGATGGTTGTCATCATCACTGTAAaaactcttcttttttaG
- the Bcap13 gene encoding Bcap13, producing the protein MWSLKFVLLALFALFQFSTAFYPFVPEWRHKSYKSLPDTSKRGGESRENNAVLKLVQKLPSVNKPRDVQIRELTDRLIRKYNPGMGLKATKVEERESNLVKYDDSSSSIQSAATPSQTNSAGILQTGTDFSYFAQVELGSKNDPLLMLLDTGAGTSWVMGPDCTSSACKTRASFGAADSSTYKSVNMDLDIAYGSGHVTGTYATDTINFAGMSLPLTLGIANKTSDQFNSFPFSGILGLSQQTGPVPNFLQTIVSSKSLKANVFGMDLNRASDGTNTGEINFGAPDTSRYSGGLSYTSVAKNGPNHWALPLDNVGVGDAQFSTTGRLGYLDSGTSYIFGQPTDVIAFHSLVPNAVTTDNNTWTVPCSTTTSISFTFSGVTYNVSSVDWVGPSVDGVCTSNVYAVAVVDTNSWLIGDTFFKNVYALFDVDQDRVGLAQKKAVTSSATSTSSSGGLTSTLTPTPTAQTPVYRTSTSIVDPTSVVFSGSGSTITTSATESTVTTSTSVSLSNTHSVVSAVQTGTLDPLLPEASASASAQSSGTAVSASSSASSTSTQTSSGNQINGHFSLMVVIITVKTLLF; encoded by the exons ATGTGGTCCTTGAAGTTCGTCTTGCTCGCATTATTTGCActcttccaattctccaCGGCATTTTACCCTTTTGTCCCTGAATGGAGGCACAAATCATACAAGTCTCTCCCAGATACATCCAAGAGAGGCGGGGAAAGTCGTGAGAACAATGCTGTTCTCAAGCTTGTTCAAAAGCTCCCATCT GTCAATAAACCTAGAGATGTCCAGATTCGCGAGCTCACAGATCGACTTATTCGCAAATACAACCCTGGAATGGGACTTAAAGCTACTAAAGTCGAAGAGCGTGAATCCAATCTTGTGAAATATGAcgattcatcatcatcaattcaGTCTGCAGCAACTCCTTCACAGACTAACAGCGCCGGAATCCTGCAGACCGGAACTGATTTCTCATATTTTGCTCAGGTGGAACTAGGGAGCAAGAATGATCCTTTGTTGATGTTGCTCGACACAGGAGCTGGAACAAGCTGGGTTATGGGCCCTGATTGTACCTCAAGTGCATGCAAGACTCGTGCTTCCTTCGGTGCAGCAGACTCTTCGACTTATAAATCGGTCaatatggatttggatatcGCGTACGGATCCGGCCATGTCACTGGAACATATGCTACCGACACAATCAATTTTGCCGGCATGAGTCTTCCTTTAACTCTAGGAATTGCCAATAAAACTAGTGATCAGTTCAActcttttccattctccGGCATTCTAGGGTTATCCCAACAAACTGGTCCGGTTCCCAACTTCTTGCAGACAATTGTTAGCTCGAAGTCTCTCAAGGCCAATGTATTTGGAATGGACTTAAATCGTGCCTCGGATGGTACAAATACTGGAGAAATTAATTTCGGTGCCCCGGATACTTCACGATATAGTGGCGGTTTAAGTTACACAAGTGTCGCAAAAAACGGCCCAAATCATTGGGCACTTCCTCTTGATAACGTGGGAGTTGGCGATGCTCAATTTAGTACTACTGGGAGATTGGGCTATCTCGATAGTGGAACATCTTACATCTTTGGACAACCAACAGATGTGATAGCATTCCATTCACTTGTACCCAATGCTGTTACCACAGACAATAACACATGGACAGTACCTTGTTCTACCACCACATCTATCTCCTTTACATTCTCTGGAGTTACCTATAATGTTTCATCTGTAGATTGGGTAGGGCCTTCGGTGGATGGGGTGTGTACAAGCAATGTCTATGCTGTGGCTGTGGTTGACACGAACTCGTGGTTAATTGGCGATACTTTCTTCAAGAACGTGTATGCCTTGTTTGACGTCGATCAAGATCGTGTTG GTTTGGCGCAGAAGAAAGCTGTTACATCCTCGGCAACATCAACGTCTTCTTCTGGTGGGCTTACCTCTACTCTTACCCCTACCCCTACTGCACAAACCCCCGTATATAGAACTAGCACTTCCATTGTCGATCCTACCAGCGTCGTTTTTTCTGGCTCTGGATCCACAATAACCACTTCTGCTACTGAATCCACAGTAACCACTTCTACTTCTGTATCTCTATCTAACACACACTCCGTAGTTTCTGCTGTTCAAACAGGAACCTTGGATCCTTTGCTCCCGGAAGCATCAGCCTCAGCTAGCGCTCAGTCTTCTGGAACAGCTGTATCGGCGTCATCATCTGCATCTTCTACTTCCACTCAAACCTCAAGTGGAAACCAGATTAATGGCCACTTTTCTCTGATGGTTGTCATCATCACTGTAAaaactcttcttttttaG